Proteins found in one Corynebacterium canis genomic segment:
- a CDS encoding winged helix-turn-helix transcriptional regulator — translation MSDLPDCPVEVTLCFLANRWRILIIRDLLDGPKRFSELKRSVGNISQKVLTSNLRAMEESGLLTRTVYAEVPPRVEYELTELGHRLSPVLDSMFDWGSEYQRFLADGKA, via the coding sequence GTGTCTGACCTGCCCGATTGCCCCGTCGAAGTAACGTTGTGTTTTTTGGCCAACCGGTGGCGGATCCTGATTATCCGCGACCTCTTGGACGGGCCGAAGCGGTTTAGCGAGCTGAAACGGTCGGTAGGAAACATCTCGCAAAAGGTGCTTACCAGCAACCTGCGGGCCATGGAGGAATCCGGGCTGCTCACCCGCACTGTCTATGCGGAGGTGCCCCCGCGGGTGGAATATGAATTGACGGAGTTGGGCCACCGGCTCAGCCCCGTGCTCGATTCAATGTTCGATTGGGGCAGCGAGTACCAGCGTTTCCTCGCCGACGGAAAAGCGTGA
- a CDS encoding 3'(2'),5'-bisphosphate nucleotidase CysQ: MTAHFDDAILTRRLAQGTGEILKGVRNVGLLRGTNLGDAGDDLAQNWIARVLAQHRPDDGFLSEEAADNPARLAKDRVWIIDPLDGTKEFATGRQDWAVHIALIENRQPIHAAVGLPDLGVVFHSSDAKAVMGPLSKKLMVSHNRPPKVAGHIAEKLGYTMVSMGSAGAKAMHVLLGDADAYVHAGGQYEWDSAAPVGVCRAAGLHCSRLDGSELEYNNEDTYLPDILICRPELAEEMLTLAANFREANGGY; the protein is encoded by the coding sequence ATGACTGCACACTTCGATGATGCCATTCTCACCCGCCGCCTCGCGCAAGGAACCGGTGAAATTCTTAAAGGTGTTCGCAACGTCGGTTTGCTCCGCGGAACCAACCTCGGTGATGCAGGCGATGACCTCGCCCAAAACTGGATCGCCCGGGTGCTCGCACAACACCGCCCCGACGATGGATTCCTCTCCGAAGAAGCAGCAGACAACCCGGCGCGGCTAGCCAAAGACCGCGTATGGATTATCGATCCCCTCGACGGCACGAAAGAATTCGCCACGGGACGGCAGGACTGGGCCGTGCACATTGCGCTGATTGAAAACCGGCAACCAATCCACGCCGCCGTGGGCTTGCCGGACCTCGGCGTTGTGTTCCATTCCTCCGACGCCAAAGCCGTGATGGGTCCGCTGTCGAAGAAGCTCATGGTTTCGCACAACCGTCCGCCGAAGGTCGCCGGCCACATCGCCGAAAAACTCGGCTACACCATGGTGTCCATGGGGTCCGCGGGCGCGAAAGCCATGCACGTTTTGCTCGGCGACGCGGACGCATATGTCCACGCCGGCGGCCAATACGAATGGGACTCCGCCGCCCCCGTTGGGGTGTGCCGCGCGGCCGGGTTGCACTGCTCACGCCTCGACGGTAGCGAGCTCGAATACAACAACGAAGACACCTACCTGCCGGACATTTTGATCTGCCGCCCCGAGCTGGCGGAGGAAATGCTCACGCTGGCCGCGAACTTCCGCGAGGCCAACGGCGGGTACTGA
- a CDS encoding DNA alkylation repair protein: MGVHYELVSELRASLPVHADPERAAQQQRYLKTHEPLLGLQIPQLRTLVRQAARNHAADGLALPMLIDTARELWDHATHREFRRAAIMLLLIPKHAARLDASAMGLVEHFVRTGAWWDLVDECVHVHNYIRGRRGDAGFAAEFERMTEWARDPDRWIRRFAILCQLQAKADTDIELLSQVVEANITDPEFFVAKAIGWALRDYARTDPEWVREFVAAHPDMQPLSRREALKHL; this comes from the coding sequence ATGGGCGTGCACTACGAACTGGTAAGCGAACTGCGAGCCAGTTTGCCGGTGCATGCCGACCCCGAACGCGCTGCGCAACAACAACGGTACCTAAAAACCCACGAGCCATTGCTCGGGCTGCAAATACCGCAATTGCGCACGCTGGTACGCCAGGCCGCCCGCAATCATGCCGCCGACGGCCTGGCGCTTCCAATGCTTATCGACACCGCGCGGGAACTCTGGGACCACGCAACCCACCGCGAGTTTCGGCGCGCGGCGATCATGCTGCTGCTTATCCCGAAACACGCCGCGCGGCTGGATGCCTCCGCCATGGGCCTAGTTGAGCATTTTGTTCGAACGGGGGCGTGGTGGGACTTGGTGGATGAATGCGTGCACGTTCACAACTACATTCGGGGGCGGCGCGGCGATGCTGGGTTTGCCGCGGAATTCGAACGAATGACCGAGTGGGCGCGGGATCCAGATCGGTGGATCCGGAGATTCGCAATTTTGTGCCAGCTGCAGGCTAAGGCCGATACCGACATCGAACTCCTGTCCCAGGTGGTGGAGGCGAATATCACGGACCCAGAATTCTTCGTGGCTAAGGCGATCGGGTGGGCGCTGCGCGACTACGCCCGCACCGACCCGGAATGGGTGCGGGAGTTCGTGGCTGCACACCCCGATATGCAGCCGCTATCCCGCCGAGAGGCGCTCAAACACCTTTAG
- a CDS encoding DUF1906 domain-containing protein, protein MISRRTFLKATACSLAVGAASTAVTTSTANAAPLVGTIIDFSAGVPSAAAIKAAGHLGAIRYVSERRPGAEWMLGKPVTLKETREMASLDLQTASVYQFGRAETADWKAGAAGALEHAPKAISLHLAAGGPTQRPIYVAIDDNPTRDEYVNQIRPYLEGFKIALAAVSLQLGIYANYGTIEWALADGLGEFYWQHDWGSQGKLHPRAHLHQKAGYRAHIDGIEVDVNNVYAADWGQWSPGNAAIPPNTDDAPNTNNNASTDATSEIIRALGTLSS, encoded by the coding sequence ATGATTTCTCGCCGCACTTTTTTAAAGGCGACGGCATGTTCGCTGGCCGTAGGTGCCGCGAGCACGGCGGTAACAACGTCGACGGCCAATGCCGCGCCGCTCGTGGGGACCATCATCGATTTTTCGGCCGGGGTGCCTAGCGCAGCGGCGATTAAGGCCGCGGGCCATCTCGGCGCGATCCGATATGTGTCCGAACGTCGCCCTGGCGCGGAGTGGATGCTGGGCAAGCCCGTGACCTTGAAGGAAACCCGCGAAATGGCCTCGCTGGACCTCCAAACGGCGAGCGTATACCAGTTCGGTCGCGCCGAAACCGCCGATTGGAAGGCCGGCGCCGCGGGCGCCCTCGAGCACGCGCCGAAGGCCATCAGCCTGCACTTGGCGGCCGGCGGCCCGACGCAGCGCCCGATCTATGTGGCCATCGACGATAACCCGACCCGCGACGAATACGTCAATCAGATCCGCCCCTACCTGGAGGGCTTCAAGATTGCCCTCGCGGCGGTAAGCCTCCAGCTGGGGATTTACGCCAATTATGGCACCATCGAATGGGCGCTGGCGGACGGGCTCGGGGAGTTTTATTGGCAGCACGATTGGGGTTCGCAAGGCAAGTTGCACCCGCGCGCGCATCTGCACCAGAAGGCCGGCTACCGGGCGCATATCGATGGCATCGAGGTGGACGTGAATAACGTGTACGCGGCGGACTGGGGCCAGTGGTCCCCGGGCAATGCCGCCATTCCGCCGAATACTGACGACGCCCCGAACACCAACAACAATGCGAGCACCGACGCCACCTCAGAAATAATAAGGGCCTTAGGAACCCTTTCCTCCTAA
- a CDS encoding dihydrofolate reductase, giving the protein MLRAIWAENLDGVIGDGTRMFWHVPEDLAHFKRLTSGFPVIMGRRTWESLPKRPLPGRDNIVLSTRSPGTWSAGATVVTQCPEHGWIIGGGEVYAATLPLVHSIERTLIDVATPAGARTVHAPNLPEDFECVAESGWLESQTGVRYRFQTWKRPESFSGAGR; this is encoded by the coding sequence ATGCTCCGCGCAATCTGGGCCGAAAACCTCGACGGCGTCATCGGCGACGGGACACGCATGTTCTGGCACGTCCCCGAAGACTTGGCCCACTTTAAGCGCCTGACCTCGGGGTTTCCGGTCATTATGGGTCGACGCACGTGGGAATCGCTCCCCAAAAGGCCCCTGCCCGGCCGCGACAACATCGTGCTGTCCACCCGCAGCCCAGGCACTTGGTCGGCGGGCGCGACCGTCGTAACGCAATGTCCGGAGCACGGTTGGATTATCGGCGGGGGTGAGGTATACGCCGCGACACTACCGCTAGTACATTCGATTGAGCGGACGCTTATCGACGTCGCGACACCCGCCGGAGCGCGCACAGTCCACGCCCCGAACCTCCCGGAGGACTTCGAATGCGTCGCCGAATCCGGCTGGTTGGAATCGCAAACGGGGGTACGGTACCGCTTCCAAACCTGGAAACGTCCGGAATCATTTTCGGGCGCGGGACGTTAG
- a CDS encoding NAD(P)-dependent oxidoreductase yields the protein MNIAVIGANGAVGSLVLQEAIARGHEVTAITRSPIDRDGARNIVRDVFELQAEDLTGIDVIVDAFGAYDTERLPQHKSHLVHLEDVLSPSQRLIVVGSAGGLFADESRTTRVLETPEMPQQFKPLALAMLDAFRYLRDQSAINWTYVSPPLDFRPDGPRTGTYQLGDDVLRLSANGESTVSYADYAIAILDEAELPADQQHRRQRVGVVDV from the coding sequence ATGAATATCGCAGTGATTGGAGCGAACGGCGCAGTCGGTTCGCTCGTACTACAGGAAGCAATCGCCCGCGGGCACGAGGTCACGGCCATTACCCGGTCACCGATCGACCGCGACGGCGCCCGCAATATCGTCCGAGATGTGTTCGAATTGCAGGCGGAAGACCTCACCGGAATCGACGTTATCGTCGATGCGTTCGGCGCCTACGATACGGAACGGCTGCCGCAACACAAGTCCCACCTCGTCCACCTTGAAGATGTGCTCAGCCCCTCGCAACGCCTGATCGTGGTGGGCAGCGCAGGCGGGCTGTTCGCGGACGAATCCCGCACCACCCGCGTGCTGGAAACCCCAGAAATGCCGCAGCAATTCAAGCCCCTTGCCCTGGCCATGCTTGATGCGTTCCGGTATTTGCGCGATCAGTCCGCCATCAATTGGACCTATGTGTCCCCGCCGCTCGATTTCCGCCCCGATGGCCCCCGCACCGGCACCTACCAGCTCGGTGACGACGTCCTGCGGCTCAGCGCGAACGGCGAAAGCACCGTGAGCTATGCGGACTACGCCATCGCGATCCTCGACGAAGCGGAGCTCCCCGCCGATCAGCAGCACCGCAGGCAACGGGTCGGCGTCGTCGATGTCTAA
- a CDS encoding mycoredoxin gives MSNEHVTLYTTDWCPFCQRLVKALDRTETPYARIDVEQDEAAAEWVKSVNDGNRVVPTVKYSDGTYATNPPASEVRRKLEELASS, from the coding sequence ATGAGTAACGAACACGTAACGCTATACACGACCGACTGGTGCCCCTTCTGCCAACGCCTGGTCAAAGCCCTCGACCGTACCGAAACCCCCTACGCGCGGATCGACGTCGAACAGGACGAGGCGGCGGCCGAATGGGTGAAATCCGTCAACGACGGCAACCGGGTCGTGCCCACCGTCAAATACTCCGACGGCACCTACGCGACGAACCCGCCGGCCTCCGAAGTGCGGCGCAAGCTGGAAGAACTCGCATCCTCCTGA
- a CDS encoding thymidylate synthase, which translates to MSSPTPYEDLLRKILAEGSHKADRTGTGTTSLFAQQMRFPLQDFFPLITTKKVHFHAVVGELLWFLRGDSNIEFLREHGIRIWNEWADERGELGPIYGVQWRSWPTPNGKHIDQISEALALLRTDPDSRRNIVSAWNVGELHNMALPPCHLLFQLYVADGRLSCQLYQRSADMFLGVPFNIASYALLTHMFAQQAGVQVGEFIWTGGDCHIYDNHRDQVELQLSREPRPYPQLKLRKASSIFDYTFEDIEVIYYHPHPTIRGEVAV; encoded by the coding sequence ATGAGCTCCCCGACTCCGTACGAAGACCTGCTTCGCAAAATCCTCGCCGAGGGCAGCCACAAAGCCGACCGCACCGGCACGGGCACCACGAGCCTCTTTGCGCAACAAATGCGCTTTCCGCTGCAAGATTTCTTCCCGCTGATCACCACCAAAAAGGTGCATTTTCACGCCGTGGTGGGCGAGCTGCTGTGGTTCCTACGCGGCGATTCCAATATCGAATTCTTGCGCGAACACGGCATCCGAATTTGGAACGAATGGGCCGACGAGCGTGGCGAGCTAGGCCCCATCTACGGGGTGCAATGGCGCAGCTGGCCCACCCCCAACGGGAAGCATATCGATCAAATTTCCGAAGCGCTCGCCCTGCTGCGCACCGACCCGGACTCCCGCCGCAATATCGTCTCCGCCTGGAACGTAGGCGAGCTGCACAACATGGCCCTGCCGCCCTGCCACCTGCTGTTCCAGCTCTATGTCGCGGACGGTCGCCTGTCCTGCCAGCTCTACCAACGCAGCGCCGACATGTTCCTAGGCGTGCCGTTTAATATCGCCTCCTACGCGCTGCTCACTCATATGTTCGCCCAACAGGCAGGCGTACAGGTTGGCGAATTCATCTGGACCGGCGGGGACTGCCACATCTACGACAATCACCGCGACCAAGTGGAGCTTCAGCTGTCCCGCGAACCCCGCCCCTACCCCCAGCTCAAGCTCCGCAAGGCAAGCTCGATATTCGACTACACATTCGAGGACATCGAAGTTATCTACTACCACCCCCACCCAACCATCCGAGGCGAGGTGGCCGTGTAA
- the cobF gene encoding precorrin-6A synthase (deacetylating): MRTLFVIGIGAGSPQHLTLEAVAALQQVDAVLAFDKGDVKEDLLALRRTILAAHAPDVPLITMADPPRDRRPKEYVGEVKRWLTERSELLERTIVANIPEDGAAAILVWGDPSLYDSTLRILAAMRTEVRIKVIPGITAIQALTAAHAIPLNRIGSEITITTARQFPDTYNKDNCVVMLDGGAAWLTCTDPNAYIWWGAYLGMPYQEIRAGFIKDIGHELSALKQELRARHGWIMDIYLVRIQEDASSSSLRRTSEAGGFVA; the protein is encoded by the coding sequence ATGCGCACGTTGTTTGTGATCGGGATTGGGGCAGGCAGCCCGCAGCACTTGACGTTGGAGGCCGTCGCGGCTTTGCAGCAGGTAGATGCGGTCCTGGCTTTTGATAAAGGCGATGTCAAGGAGGATTTATTAGCGCTGCGCCGGACGATTCTTGCCGCGCACGCTCCTGACGTGCCGTTGATTACTATGGCGGATCCGCCGCGGGATCGCCGGCCGAAGGAGTATGTGGGGGAGGTGAAGCGCTGGCTGACAGAGCGTTCGGAGCTCCTAGAGCGAACGATCGTGGCAAATATCCCGGAAGATGGCGCCGCCGCGATCCTCGTGTGGGGGGATCCGTCGCTGTATGATTCCACGCTCCGCATCCTCGCGGCCATGCGAACTGAAGTGCGAATAAAGGTGATCCCAGGCATTACGGCCATCCAAGCGTTGACGGCCGCTCACGCCATCCCTCTCAATCGCATCGGCAGCGAAATCACAATTACTACCGCACGTCAGTTCCCCGATACCTACAATAAGGACAATTGCGTGGTCATGCTCGACGGCGGCGCGGCGTGGCTTACCTGCACGGATCCGAATGCGTATATCTGGTGGGGTGCCTACCTCGGCATGCCGTACCAGGAGATCCGTGCCGGGTTTATCAAGGACATCGGCCACGAGCTGTCTGCCCTGAAGCAGGAGTTGCGCGCCCGGCACGGTTGGATCATGGATATTTACCTGGTGCGAATTCAGGAGGATGCGAGTTCTTCCAGCTTGCGCCGCACTTCGGAGGCCGGCGGGTTCGTCGCGTAG